The following are encoded in a window of Longibacter salinarum genomic DNA:
- a CDS encoding penicillin-binding protein 1A codes for MSEWSYSEEELDQYFNEPTVRDSQVSENGHEKPSPGGIRGYFYDKFDDPRKGQAAFLLSMLVGAVLAGVLFLSGWLLIVSSDLPSTQSLENPTFQLATVAYTADGEELARYARQNRSWLRYDSIATPAVNALVATEDHRFHEHWGVDMRGIFAAVADIMTGTFRGASTITQQLARNLYNEKVGREVTISRKLKEMVTAVELERRYTKPEIIEMYLNTVSFGSNAFGIEAAARTYYGTSAKDLEVRQAATLIGLLKATTYYNPVRNPENARLRRNVVMQQMVKRGFLDPSYYAETKDKPVEAKYHSAELYASLSPYFAEYVRNWAEDWADENGRDLYADGLRIYTTIDSEMQAIARSAVEQQMKDLQRIVDYEWSERSGALLSTNVAPYREKTPGEDFEPFRYFWESKSGVVRDWIQSTDHYSSLRDQGLSDEEALAQLKETESFVDSLKNIRTRLESGMVSIDPRNGHVKVWIGGRDFRTDKYDKVAIARRQPGSTFKPFTYTAAIDNGYSPYDTFKDSTVVWEDTGADTTWTPENFGGSTNQDMTLSQGLARSMNTITSRLVLEINPSTVATYARRMGIKSELQEVPSIALGTSDVTLLEMAAAYSTLANGGLYHEPTAVTRIEDRYGNVLYETQPTPREALSERTAYTVVDMMRGVIDYGTGMRVRTQFGLGKYDLAGKTGTTQESADTWFMLMHPELVTGSWVGFNDRRVTFRTNWWGQGAHSALFLVGDFYQGLAESDSVKLPETTFPMVEDYGSPEGNRQDEGSDRDDRFGW; via the coding sequence ATGTCTGAGTGGTCTTACTCGGAAGAAGAACTCGACCAGTATTTCAACGAGCCGACTGTCCGTGACAGCCAGGTATCGGAGAATGGTCACGAGAAGCCGTCCCCCGGCGGCATCCGTGGCTATTTCTACGATAAGTTCGACGATCCCCGGAAGGGGCAGGCTGCGTTTCTGCTATCGATGCTGGTTGGGGCTGTCCTCGCCGGCGTGCTCTTTTTGAGCGGTTGGCTGCTCATCGTCTCAAGCGACCTACCGTCTACGCAGAGCCTGGAGAACCCGACGTTTCAGCTTGCCACCGTTGCGTACACGGCGGACGGCGAAGAGCTTGCCCGTTACGCACGGCAGAACCGCTCCTGGCTCCGCTACGACAGCATCGCCACACCGGCCGTCAACGCGCTGGTAGCGACGGAGGACCACCGCTTCCACGAGCACTGGGGCGTGGACATGCGCGGTATCTTTGCTGCGGTCGCGGATATTATGACCGGCACCTTCCGCGGTGCGTCGACGATTACGCAGCAGCTCGCGCGAAACCTATACAACGAGAAAGTGGGCCGTGAGGTGACAATCTCGCGTAAGCTCAAGGAAATGGTTACCGCCGTGGAGCTTGAGCGGCGGTATACGAAGCCGGAGATCATCGAAATGTACCTCAACACCGTCAGCTTCGGATCGAACGCCTTCGGCATCGAAGCGGCGGCGCGGACGTACTATGGCACGTCGGCGAAAGATCTTGAGGTGAGGCAGGCTGCAACACTGATCGGCCTCCTGAAAGCCACGACCTACTACAATCCGGTTCGCAATCCTGAGAATGCGCGTCTCCGGCGCAATGTTGTGATGCAGCAGATGGTCAAGCGGGGCTTTCTCGACCCGTCGTATTACGCCGAGACCAAGGACAAACCGGTTGAAGCAAAATACCACTCTGCCGAGCTCTACGCTAGCCTTTCGCCCTACTTCGCGGAATACGTCCGCAACTGGGCAGAGGACTGGGCAGACGAAAACGGGCGCGACCTCTACGCTGATGGTCTCCGCATCTATACGACCATTGACAGCGAGATGCAGGCCATCGCGCGATCGGCCGTCGAACAGCAGATGAAGGACCTGCAGCGGATTGTCGATTACGAATGGAGCGAGCGCTCCGGTGCGCTGCTTTCTACCAACGTCGCTCCGTATCGCGAAAAAACGCCGGGCGAGGACTTCGAACCATTCCGGTATTTCTGGGAATCGAAGTCTGGCGTGGTTCGTGACTGGATTCAATCAACCGATCATTACAGCTCGCTCCGCGATCAGGGTCTCAGCGATGAGGAAGCCCTTGCGCAACTGAAGGAGACCGAGTCGTTCGTCGATTCGCTGAAGAACATCCGGACGCGCCTCGAGTCGGGCATGGTCTCGATCGATCCACGAAATGGGCACGTGAAGGTCTGGATCGGTGGCCGTGATTTCCGGACCGATAAGTACGACAAGGTCGCGATCGCTCGACGCCAGCCGGGATCGACGTTCAAACCGTTCACCTACACTGCAGCTATCGACAACGGGTATAGCCCGTACGACACGTTCAAGGACAGTACGGTGGTCTGGGAGGACACCGGCGCGGACACGACATGGACGCCCGAGAACTTCGGCGGATCAACGAACCAGGATATGACGCTCAGCCAGGGCCTTGCGCGCTCAATGAACACGATCACGAGCCGCCTGGTGCTGGAGATCAACCCGTCGACCGTGGCGACCTACGCGCGCCGCATGGGCATTAAGAGTGAACTCCAGGAAGTGCCCTCCATTGCGCTCGGAACGAGTGATGTGACCTTGCTCGAGATGGCCGCTGCATACTCTACGCTTGCCAATGGTGGCCTTTACCATGAGCCGACGGCCGTTACGCGCATCGAGGATCGCTACGGCAATGTGCTGTACGAAACCCAGCCGACGCCGCGTGAGGCGTTATCCGAGCGCACAGCGTACACTGTGGTCGACATGATGCGTGGCGTCATTGACTATGGCACTGGGATGCGCGTCCGCACGCAGTTCGGCCTCGGTAAATACGACCTCGCAGGCAAGACCGGAACGACGCAAGAGTCCGCTGATACGTGGTTCATGCTGATGCACCCCGAACTGGTGACCGGCTCGTGGGTCGGCTTCAACGACCGTCGGGTCACCTTCCGCACGAACTGGTGGGGACAGGGCGCCCACTCGGCGCTCTTCCTCGTCGGCGACTTTTACCAGGGCCTCGCCGAATCCGATAGCGTGAAGCTGCCGGAAACGACCTTCCCGATGGTCGAAGATTACGGCAGCCCTGAAGGCAACCGTCAGGACGAGGGATCCGATCGCGATGATCGCTTCGGCTGGTAA
- a CDS encoding metallophosphoesterase family protein, which translates to MRVLHTADIHLGVKTYGSRDSATGLNTRLLDVKHSFEAVVQRALDEDVDAFLFSGDAYHTADPTPTQQKIFAETLQPVADADIPIILIVGNHDHPVTFGRASSLDIFEFLDGDVHFFSKPAQKVPVIPTKSGPLQLIPLPWPVRSQIISRDEYRKMKPDELKAFIEELYVTYVQRRTDDIRSRGVGVTKDGEDVPLSPENATILAGHVTVQGSELSGSERTSLIASEPKFTVGQLALSPIDYVALGHIHQFQNRNPEGHPPVVYSGSVERVTFKERDETKGSVLVTIDTEAAPGMSSRTSTSFEPTPARPFIAVYVDARDTPDPTELILQAIEKHDVTDAIVRVRYRVDESQIAVVDSARIRDALADAEKVAAIERSVDPSERRRRTVVTRDSDLEDAMRQYVGQHDELQDMEDDLVNAALTLQNELDTTRQ; encoded by the coding sequence ATGCGCGTTCTCCACACGGCCGACATTCACCTGGGAGTGAAGACGTACGGCAGTCGCGACTCTGCGACGGGACTCAACACGCGGCTGCTGGACGTGAAACACTCATTCGAGGCGGTCGTCCAGCGCGCACTGGACGAGGACGTGGACGCGTTTCTATTTAGCGGCGACGCCTATCATACAGCCGACCCGACGCCGACCCAGCAGAAAATATTTGCGGAAACCCTGCAGCCCGTCGCGGATGCAGACATCCCAATCATTCTCATCGTCGGCAACCACGATCACCCGGTTACCTTTGGGCGCGCCTCTTCCCTCGACATCTTCGAATTTCTCGACGGAGACGTCCACTTCTTCTCGAAGCCAGCACAGAAGGTACCCGTCATCCCGACGAAGAGCGGACCGCTCCAACTCATTCCGCTCCCGTGGCCCGTCCGGAGTCAGATCATTTCGCGCGACGAGTACCGGAAGATGAAGCCGGATGAGTTGAAAGCCTTCATCGAGGAGTTGTACGTGACCTACGTTCAGCGACGGACAGATGACATTCGATCCCGTGGCGTCGGTGTGACGAAGGACGGAGAGGACGTGCCTCTCTCTCCCGAGAATGCGACGATTCTTGCCGGCCATGTGACGGTGCAAGGCTCTGAACTGTCAGGATCGGAACGAACGAGCCTCATAGCCTCCGAGCCGAAGTTCACGGTAGGCCAGTTAGCATTGTCGCCGATCGACTACGTTGCGCTCGGGCACATTCATCAGTTTCAGAACCGGAATCCCGAGGGCCACCCGCCCGTCGTGTACTCCGGAAGCGTGGAACGTGTGACCTTTAAGGAACGGGACGAAACGAAGGGCTCGGTTCTCGTTACGATTGACACAGAGGCCGCCCCGGGAATGTCGTCGCGTACGTCAACGTCGTTCGAGCCGACGCCCGCGCGCCCATTCATTGCTGTCTATGTAGATGCTCGCGATACGCCGGACCCGACGGAGCTCATCCTGCAGGCGATTGAGAAGCACGACGTAACCGATGCAATCGTTCGCGTGCGGTACCGTGTCGATGAATCACAGATCGCCGTCGTCGATTCCGCTCGAATCCGAGACGCCCTTGCTGATGCGGAAAAGGTGGCGGCCATCGAACGCAGCGTCGACCCGTCCGAGCGACGACGCCGTACGGTGGTGACGCGCGACTCCGACCTGGAGGACGCGATGCGGCAGTACGTGGGCCAGCACGACGAACTACAAGACATGGAGGACGACCTCGTCAATGCAGCCCTCACCCTCCAGAATGAACTCGACACAACGCGCCAGTAA
- a CDS encoding peptide MFS transporter: protein MASNNPSSTPSPSSAGADASTATLDKSFFGHPSGLATLFFTELWERFSYYGMRALLVLFMTAAAAGANPGLGFDTAKATAVYGLYTFFVYVLSLPGGWVADNIWGQRRAVLVGGVIIAAGHFTMAGPIIGLPDVSTFYLGLALIVVGTGLLKPNVSSMVGDLYPEGGARRDAGFSIFYMGINIGAILGPLLCGWLAESGMLGFEANWHAGFSLAGFGMLAGLISYQIGSDRLGDAGLLETDKTPSELQSTKRNFYFAALAFALVIVGVGYLLSVGALGITLQELAAYLGYLVVAITVGFFGYIIFFGGHTQQEQKRLGVIFWLFILAAVFWSGFEQAGSSLNLFAKELTDRDIMGTLVPASTLQLINPLFIVIFAPIFGGLWTWLANRSQNPSIPVKFGLGLFGLAGGFFVLSWGAANATAQDPVTPAWLIVTYFLHTCGELCLSPVGLSSMTKLAPDNRVGQMMGIWFVAAALGNLFAGLLAGQLEALSPSNLFWMVAWITSGAGIVALVASPFVKPLMGDVE from the coding sequence ATGGCTTCGAACAATCCCTCCTCGACGCCCTCGCCGTCATCGGCGGGTGCCGACGCATCTACTGCTACGCTCGACAAGAGCTTTTTCGGTCATCCAAGCGGTCTTGCTACCCTCTTCTTTACGGAGTTGTGGGAGCGGTTCAGCTACTACGGCATGCGGGCTCTGCTCGTCCTGTTCATGACCGCTGCTGCTGCAGGCGCGAATCCGGGCCTGGGCTTCGATACCGCAAAAGCGACGGCCGTCTACGGCCTCTACACCTTCTTCGTCTACGTTCTGTCACTCCCCGGTGGATGGGTCGCGGATAACATCTGGGGGCAGCGGCGCGCAGTGCTCGTGGGTGGCGTCATCATCGCGGCCGGACACTTCACCATGGCAGGGCCGATCATCGGTCTGCCCGACGTGTCCACGTTCTACCTTGGACTCGCTCTGATCGTAGTCGGAACGGGCTTGCTGAAGCCGAACGTTTCCTCGATGGTTGGCGATCTGTACCCGGAAGGGGGAGCCCGACGTGATGCCGGATTCTCAATCTTCTACATGGGCATTAACATCGGCGCCATCCTCGGTCCGCTACTTTGCGGTTGGCTCGCGGAGTCGGGAATGCTGGGCTTTGAAGCGAACTGGCACGCCGGGTTCTCCCTCGCTGGCTTTGGCATGCTCGCAGGTCTGATTTCGTACCAGATCGGTTCGGATCGTCTTGGTGACGCTGGTCTGCTCGAGACGGATAAAACGCCGTCAGAGCTGCAGTCGACGAAGCGCAATTTCTATTTTGCGGCACTCGCTTTCGCGCTGGTGATTGTCGGCGTCGGATACCTGCTCAGTGTTGGCGCTCTGGGAATTACGCTCCAGGAGCTCGCTGCGTACCTCGGATATCTGGTTGTTGCGATCACGGTCGGATTCTTTGGGTATATCATTTTCTTCGGAGGACACACGCAGCAAGAGCAGAAGCGACTCGGTGTCATCTTCTGGCTATTCATTCTGGCCGCCGTCTTCTGGAGCGGCTTTGAGCAGGCAGGCTCGTCGTTGAACCTGTTCGCTAAAGAGCTGACAGATCGTGACATCATGGGCACGCTGGTTCCAGCCAGCACGCTCCAGCTCATCAACCCGCTGTTCATCGTCATCTTCGCTCCAATCTTTGGCGGGCTCTGGACGTGGTTGGCCAATCGGAGTCAGAATCCGTCGATCCCGGTCAAGTTTGGTCTTGGTCTCTTCGGTCTTGCAGGCGGTTTCTTCGTTCTCTCCTGGGGAGCGGCGAATGCCACGGCGCAGGACCCGGTCACACCGGCCTGGCTCATCGTGACGTATTTCCTTCACACCTGCGGTGAACTCTGCCTCTCCCCAGTCGGTCTTTCATCGATGACCAAGCTCGCGCCGGACAACCGCGTGGGGCAGATGATGGGTATCTGGTTTGTCGCTGCGGCGCTGGGTAACCTCTTCGCCGGACTGCTGGCTGGACAGCTCGAAGCGCTGTCCCCGAGCAACCTGTTCTGGATGGTTGCATGGATCACAAGTGGTGCTGGTATCGTGGCGCTCGTCGCGTCGCCGTTCGTTAAGCCGCTCATGGGTGACGTGGAATAA
- the dut gene encoding dUTP diphosphatase yields the protein MDRLTIALRRLPHADGLDLPSHETDLSAGADLRAAVPEDEPVVLPSGKWKLIPTGVQIALPAGYEGQVRPRSGLAYRHGVTVLNSPGTIDADYRGEVKVLLINHGPDAFTIERGERIAQLVVAQHASVEWMEQDSLEETVRGAGGFGSTGKK from the coding sequence ATGGACCGCCTGACCATCGCCCTTCGCCGTTTACCTCACGCCGACGGGCTTGACCTGCCGTCGCACGAAACGGATCTCAGCGCCGGAGCCGACTTGCGTGCTGCCGTCCCGGAGGATGAGCCGGTCGTGTTGCCGTCCGGAAAGTGGAAGTTGATCCCGACCGGTGTGCAGATCGCGCTTCCGGCCGGGTACGAGGGGCAGGTGCGGCCGCGTAGCGGACTCGCGTACCGGCACGGCGTTACGGTTCTGAACAGCCCGGGCACGATCGATGCCGACTACCGCGGCGAAGTCAAGGTCCTCCTCATCAATCACGGCCCGGATGCTTTCACGATCGAGCGCGGGGAGCGTATCGCGCAGCTCGTCGTTGCCCAGCACGCCAGCGTCGAGTGGATGGAGCAGGACTCGCTCGAAGAAACCGTTCGAGGCGCCGGCGGCTTCGGCTCGACAGGGAAGAAGTAG
- the ispE gene encoding 4-(cytidine 5'-diphospho)-2-C-methyl-D-erythritol kinase produces MANSERLTRRAPAKINLGLHVLRKRDDGYHDIETVFHRIGWSDVVSVEPADRLSMTCSDPDLPTDEANLCMQAALDLQDAAGVMAGAQIHLEKRVPYGAGLGGGSSDAAITLLLLADLWLSADDAGELPRAEVHAMLRDVAAGVGSDVPFFLEDLPAAYATGRGEILEPLRAEVGGFELDAPLVVVVPPVEVSTPDAYGRVTPRENERPDLRSLVASADVTRWRRELVNDFSATVLDAYPEVASAHDMLVEMGASYVSLSGSGSAVYGVFDDSTNADAAEVQARARGYEVGRGV; encoded by the coding sequence ATGGCGAATTCCGAGCGGTTAACACGGAGGGCACCGGCCAAAATTAATCTTGGTCTCCACGTGTTGCGGAAGCGCGACGACGGGTATCACGATATTGAGACCGTTTTCCACCGGATCGGCTGGTCCGATGTCGTTTCCGTCGAACCGGCGGATCGGCTGTCGATGACGTGCTCCGATCCGGATCTTCCCACGGACGAGGCCAACCTTTGCATGCAGGCCGCGCTCGACCTGCAGGATGCAGCGGGCGTTATGGCGGGAGCGCAGATTCATCTGGAGAAACGGGTGCCCTATGGCGCGGGGCTGGGCGGCGGTTCGAGTGATGCGGCAATAACGCTCCTCCTGCTCGCAGACCTGTGGCTGTCGGCGGATGACGCGGGAGAGCTTCCCCGTGCGGAGGTGCACGCGATGCTGCGTGACGTGGCCGCCGGCGTGGGTTCGGACGTGCCGTTTTTCCTGGAGGATCTGCCTGCAGCGTATGCGACCGGTCGGGGGGAGATCTTGGAGCCGCTACGAGCAGAGGTGGGCGGGTTCGAGCTGGATGCGCCGCTGGTAGTGGTCGTGCCGCCGGTTGAGGTCTCGACCCCGGATGCGTATGGACGGGTGACGCCGCGTGAGAACGAGCGACCGGACCTCCGATCCCTGGTCGCGTCAGCCGATGTCACGCGCTGGCGACGCGAACTCGTGAATGACTTTTCTGCAACGGTACTGGATGCCTACCCGGAAGTGGCGAGCGCCCACGACATGCTCGTAGAGATGGGCGCAAGCTACGTCTCCCTTTCCGGGTCGGGGTCCGCTGTCTACGGTGTTTTCGACGACAGCACGAACGCAGATGCGGCGGAGGTGCAGGCGCGAGCACGTGGGTACGAGGTCGGACGGGGAGTGTAA
- a CDS encoding inorganic diphosphatase → MTPSARRFPRNRSAYRSMLKEHFPWERWSRLIRDRGVVVERPAHEPHPDYPEIVYPIDYGFVPETIGTDGDGVDCFLGTADTGLVGLILTRDYRHGDREVKLLIDCTPTEIYTAQGFINYDRTLLDGILVLRRPMHQIWKIISRSS, encoded by the coding sequence TTGACGCCTTCCGCCCGACGATTTCCGCGCAACCGCTCCGCGTATCGATCGATGCTGAAGGAGCACTTTCCGTGGGAACGCTGGTCCCGACTGATTCGCGACCGCGGCGTCGTGGTTGAACGACCGGCGCATGAGCCGCACCCGGACTACCCCGAGATCGTCTACCCCATCGACTACGGGTTCGTCCCTGAAACCATTGGCACCGACGGGGACGGCGTCGACTGCTTTCTCGGAACGGCGGATACCGGACTCGTCGGCCTAATCCTGACGCGCGACTACCGTCACGGCGATCGCGAAGTAAAGCTCCTGATCGATTGCACGCCCACCGAGATTTACACCGCACAGGGCTTTATCAATTACGACCGGACGCTCCTGGACGGCATTCTCGTCCTCCGTCGTCCAATGCATCAGATCTGGAAAATAATCTCGCGCTCATCCTGA
- a CDS encoding DUF5686 family protein, with product MNVATRSYPTAYALSIALFAVSVLLLLMAIPASSQPAPPPSYQAVADSSDGNAPDAESDPKPWERRIGSVYPGRVVRTHGGDYVGNAESWPYRSTAIVDRDAPPIRYNRVEGLTIGVQRNSLDLESNDRARVFGQFGFATELNRIRATGGTEFRVYSAPRHALKFGVKGYYNTFTEDAWKTSYLENSLAGLIFGHDFFNYYQARGASVYAVQHIAQSVRLSAGVQTELQSPLRTRTTWSIFDGDGFSANPRAEAGRSTAAVFALDAGHIRDFDGLPTGGALRVSAEIGHGLSGQDDWLDSSPTEDLQYNRYTADGRVYLPTSYDTRLALRLRGGYATSDAPAQKLFYLGGIGSMRGYGQNSVIGTKSLLANAEFIIDGATLVDDILDDLYVAIHGDAGWVGQPGEAFDMNDVLPSAGFGIGLGDRAVRLDVTWPLRDVPEANSGPSIWLRITPHF from the coding sequence ATGAACGTCGCCACCCGCTCCTACCCGACCGCATACGCGCTCTCGATCGCTCTTTTCGCTGTCAGTGTTCTACTTCTGCTGATGGCGATTCCGGCCTCGAGCCAGCCGGCTCCTCCTCCCTCCTATCAGGCTGTCGCCGACTCGTCTGACGGAAACGCACCGGACGCTGAATCCGACCCCAAGCCGTGGGAACGCCGGATCGGCTCGGTCTACCCCGGTCGCGTCGTCCGAACCCACGGCGGCGACTACGTGGGCAACGCGGAGTCATGGCCCTACCGGAGCACCGCGATCGTCGACCGCGACGCTCCACCCATCCGCTACAATCGGGTGGAAGGTCTGACGATCGGCGTTCAAAGAAATTCGCTCGACCTCGAATCGAACGACCGGGCAAGGGTGTTCGGCCAGTTCGGCTTCGCGACCGAATTGAACCGGATTCGAGCGACCGGCGGCACGGAATTTCGCGTGTACTCGGCTCCTCGTCACGCTCTCAAGTTCGGCGTCAAGGGCTACTACAACACGTTCACGGAAGACGCCTGGAAAACCTCCTATCTGGAGAACTCGCTCGCTGGCCTCATCTTCGGCCATGACTTCTTCAACTACTACCAGGCGCGCGGAGCGAGCGTCTACGCCGTTCAGCACATCGCACAATCGGTGCGCCTGTCTGCAGGCGTCCAGACCGAGTTGCAAAGCCCGCTCCGAACCCGGACCACCTGGTCGATCTTCGACGGGGACGGATTCAGCGCCAACCCGCGTGCGGAAGCGGGTCGCTCTACAGCCGCTGTGTTCGCCCTCGACGCCGGACACATCCGCGACTTCGACGGTCTGCCTACCGGTGGAGCGCTACGCGTGAGCGCAGAGATCGGTCACGGGCTCTCCGGACAGGACGACTGGCTCGACTCGTCGCCAACCGAGGACCTGCAATACAACCGCTACACGGCCGACGGTCGCGTCTACCTCCCCACCTCGTACGACACACGGCTCGCCCTCCGCCTTCGCGGTGGCTATGCAACCTCCGACGCCCCGGCACAGAAGCTGTTCTACCTCGGTGGAATCGGTAGCATGCGCGGCTACGGACAGAATTCTGTCATCGGGACGAAGTCTCTCCTCGCCAACGCCGAGTTCATCATCGACGGCGCTACACTTGTTGACGATATTCTCGACGACCTGTATGTCGCGATCCACGGAGATGCAGGATGGGTCGGCCAGCCCGGTGAGGCGTTCGACATGAACGACGTGCTGCCCTCCGCGGGTTTCGGCATCGGCCTCGGCGACCGCGCCGTTCGCCTGGACGTCACGTGGCCACTGCGCGACGTCCCGGAAGCAAATTCCGGTCCGTCCATCTGGCTCCGGATTACGCCGCACTTCTAG
- the aspS gene encoding aspartate--tRNA ligase: MSEHPRSDLIAADTHGTRTHTCGDLRPENSGEEVVLKGWVDTRRDLGGLVFIDLRDRHGLTQIVFSSQMNEEAYDIAGKLRSEDVISIRGTVQDRSDSAKNDSLPTGHIEVSVDDICVLNTSETTPFVVTAHDDRRVEANEDLRLKHRYLDLRRPELQKNLALRHRLYQTTRRFFDEHDFLEIETPVLTKSTPEGARDFLVPSRMHPGRFYALPQSPQTYKQLLMVGGLDRYVQITKCFRDEALRADRQLEFTQIDVEMTFATEETIYDLMEGLMAALWRDIKDVELQTPFPRMPYREALETYGSDKPDVRFDLKLNDVSDVFAECGFRVFESIVDSGGKIIAIRVPGEGDRGRSAMDRLEDHVTKDIGAAGLIYFKLPSDGSGIQQNVSENALPTEYVEQAVEQVGAETGDLVLVLAGDAPTVYKQSGHLRLHVAKELDLVPEPGEGDDQFLWITDFPLVEHDEEEDRYVALHHPFTSPHPDDLDKLDDAPDEARARGYDLVLNGNEIGGGSIRIHQRHIQEKMFDVLGIGKEEAQDRFGFLLDAFRYGAPPHGGIAFGLDRLVMLLAGANSLRDVIAFPMTQSAQEPMVKSPDWVDPQQLKELHIRLELPDDVEPPQRTHSRLAS; this comes from the coding sequence ATGTCTGAACACCCTCGATCCGACCTGATCGCTGCCGACACGCACGGCACCCGCACGCACACCTGCGGCGACCTTCGTCCGGAGAATTCGGGAGAAGAGGTCGTCCTCAAAGGCTGGGTGGACACGCGCCGCGACCTCGGTGGGCTCGTGTTTATCGACCTGCGCGACCGGCATGGACTCACGCAGATCGTCTTCTCATCGCAGATGAACGAGGAGGCGTACGACATTGCAGGCAAGCTTCGCAGCGAAGACGTCATCAGCATTCGGGGGACGGTGCAGGATCGCTCCGACTCGGCCAAAAACGACAGCCTGCCGACGGGCCACATCGAGGTGTCCGTCGACGACATCTGCGTGCTCAACACGAGCGAAACGACGCCCTTCGTCGTCACGGCCCACGACGACCGGCGCGTAGAGGCGAATGAAGACCTGCGCCTGAAGCACCGGTATCTGGACCTGCGCCGCCCCGAGCTCCAGAAGAACCTCGCGCTGCGTCACCGTCTCTACCAGACGACACGCCGCTTCTTCGACGAGCATGACTTTCTGGAAATCGAAACGCCGGTCCTGACGAAGTCGACGCCAGAGGGGGCGCGCGATTTTCTGGTTCCCAGCCGCATGCATCCCGGCCGGTTCTACGCGCTGCCGCAGTCGCCGCAGACCTACAAGCAGCTCCTCATGGTCGGCGGACTCGATCGCTACGTGCAGATCACGAAGTGCTTCCGCGACGAGGCGCTCCGCGCCGATCGGCAGCTCGAGTTCACCCAGATTGACGTCGAGATGACGTTCGCGACGGAGGAAACCATCTATGACCTGATGGAAGGGCTGATGGCCGCGCTCTGGCGGGATATCAAGGATGTGGAGCTCCAGACGCCCTTCCCGCGCATGCCGTACCGCGAGGCGCTCGAAACGTACGGATCGGACAAACCCGATGTCCGCTTCGACCTGAAGCTGAATGACGTCAGCGACGTGTTCGCCGAGTGCGGCTTCCGCGTCTTCGAAAGCATCGTCGACAGCGGCGGCAAGATCATCGCGATCCGCGTCCCGGGCGAAGGCGATCGCGGCCGCTCCGCGATGGACCGACTCGAGGACCACGTCACGAAGGACATCGGCGCAGCGGGCCTGATCTACTTCAAGCTGCCGTCCGACGGATCGGGTATCCAGCAGAACGTGAGCGAGAACGCGCTACCGACGGAGTACGTCGAGCAGGCGGTCGAGCAGGTCGGCGCGGAGACCGGGGACCTCGTCCTCGTCCTTGCCGGCGACGCCCCCACTGTGTACAAGCAATCCGGTCACCTGCGTCTCCACGTCGCGAAAGAGCTGGACCTCGTGCCAGAACCGGGCGAAGGCGATGACCAGTTCCTCTGGATCACGGACTTCCCGCTGGTCGAGCATGACGAAGAGGAAGACCGCTACGTGGCGCTGCACCATCCGTTTACGTCGCCTCACCCCGACGATCTTGACAAGCTGGATGATGCACCGGACGAAGCACGAGCCCGCGGCTACGACCTCGTGCTGAATGGCAACGAGATCGGCGGAGGATCCATCCGTATCCACCAGCGGCATATCCAGGAGAAGATGTTCGACGTTCTCGGCATCGGCAAGGAAGAGGCGCAGGATCGATTCGGCTTCCTCCTCGACGCCTTCCGTTACGGCGCTCCGCCCCACGGTGGCATCGCCTTCGGCCTCGACCGCCTCGTCATGCTTCTTGCCGGAGCGAACTCCCTTCGGGATGTCATTGCCTTCCCGATGACGCAGTCGGCACAGGAGCCGATGGTGAAGTCGCCGGACTGGGTGGACCCACAGCAGCTCAAGGAGCTCCACATTCGTCTCGAGCTTCCCGACGACGTGGAGCCGCCACAGCGCACGCACTCGCGCCTGGCCAGCTAA